One Novosphingobium sp. G106 DNA segment encodes these proteins:
- a CDS encoding serine hydrolase — MPGIFRFFTRRAANGLALVLACGASLSPAAAGDLDAIQSAFDSALGTEQRAPRPYASTFDAQVASLASAQEGRIGVAAFDLTTGRMVTVLGNQPFPMASTSKVAIVATFLEGVDQGRYRLEDQFPLMMPVPSRKFDGPVAPVRPGTMMSASNLIELALTRSDNHATDALLAVVGGPQAVNRWLRRAGLTELHIDRDIATLVRDDGAVDPARTIDTRDSATPVGMVRLLSGLYRGEWLSASSRAVLFGAMERCRTGTKRMRALLPEDARIAHKTGTLYNTSSDVGIFHMPDGRAVAAAIYVTGQGGKPNRDARIAAIARALYDGYSADPAGLRRTAVR, encoded by the coding sequence ATGCCGGGTATTTTTCGTTTTTTCACGCGTAGGGCCGCCAATGGCCTGGCTCTGGTTCTGGCCTGCGGCGCTTCGCTTTCGCCCGCTGCGGCCGGTGATCTCGATGCCATCCAGTCGGCCTTCGACAGCGCTCTCGGCACCGAGCAGCGCGCGCCGCGGCCCTATGCCTCGACCTTCGATGCGCAAGTGGCCTCGCTGGCCAGTGCCCAGGAAGGCCGCATCGGCGTCGCCGCTTTCGATCTGACCACGGGGCGTATGGTCACGGTTCTCGGCAATCAGCCCTTTCCCATGGCCAGCACTAGCAAGGTCGCCATCGTCGCGACCTTCCTCGAAGGTGTGGACCAGGGCCGCTATCGCCTAGAAGACCAGTTCCCCTTGATGATGCCGGTGCCGTCGCGCAAGTTCGACGGTCCGGTCGCTCCGGTCCGTCCCGGCACGATGATGAGCGCTTCGAACCTCATCGAGCTCGCGCTGACGCGCAGCGACAACCATGCGACCGACGCCCTGCTCGCGGTCGTCGGCGGGCCGCAGGCGGTCAACCGCTGGCTGCGCCGGGCCGGCCTGACCGAGCTTCATATCGACCGCGACATCGCCACGCTGGTGCGTGACGACGGTGCCGTCGATCCCGCGCGCACGATCGACACGCGCGACAGCGCCACGCCCGTCGGCATGGTGCGCCTGCTCTCGGGCCTCTACCGCGGCGAATGGCTGAGCGCCTCGAGCCGTGCGGTCCTGTTCGGCGCGATGGAGCGCTGCCGCACCGGTACCAAGCGCATGCGTGCGCTGTTGCCCGAGGATGCGCGCATCGCGCACAAGACCGGCACGCTCTACAACACCTCGAGCGACGTCGGCATCTTCCACATGCCCGACGGTCGTGCCGTGGCCGCAGCGATCTACGTCACCGGCCAGGGCGGCAAGCCCAACCGCGACGCCCGTATCGCCGCGATCGCGCGCGCGCTCTACGACGGCTACAGCGCCGATCCCGCAGGCCTGCGCCGCACCGCGGTTCGCTGA